The following is a genomic window from Nitrospirota bacterium.
AGAACTCCTCAAGCTCGGCTACGAGTGGTTGCGGTCTGCCATGTTCGCAGAGGAAACCCTGAAGATCCGTGACGGCGTCGCGGAAGCGCGCAAGGACCGGGGAGAAGCAATGTTGAAGAAGGTGTACGGGAAGAAAGAACAGAACGGCGAGGACGAGTGACAGAAGCGAGTGACAGAAGACAGAGAAACGGCTATAAGCAACTGATAACAGACTACGGACGGATGACAGCAGATCATGCACCAGAACGATCCGGCCTTCATCCCGGGCGCTCGTTATCCGCCCCCGGGCTTTTCAGCATCGCGCTCATCTCCTCATAGATCACGTTCCCGATCGTGATCCCCTGATCGATGAACTCCGGACCGTACCTCCTGCCCGTCCCGGTCCGGAACGTTTCCTTGATCCTTTCGATGCCCTTCATTTTTTCCCGGAACGTCCGATGCAATGACTCGAGCGGCGTGTTCCGGTCCGCCACCATCAGCCACAGCGTCACGCTGAAGTTCTCCGGGCCCCAGCGGAATTTATCCGCATCATAGAGCGCGTCGCTCACCAGCCGTCCTGCCCTGTCGTCACGATCAAAGGTTTCCTGGAAGGCCTCGTGGTTTCTGATGGCGTCGGCCACATATTGCCGCTCCCGCAGGCCCATCCCGATCTTTGTCAGTATCCTCTCGGCTTCGATGCTGCCCCGGATGGCATGGTCCTGCTCCCTGCGCTTGATGTCATGGAGAAGCCCCGCTATGAGGGCCGCCGTAAAGAGGTTCTCGCTTTCCTGTTCATCCATATGCAATGCGGCCGCTTCGATCAGGACGATGGTTCCCGCATCGCGTGCAACCGTCTCGCAGTGGCAAAGACCGTGAGCGCACTCCAACTGCGATTCATCCAGATAGTCCCGGCACTTGCGGATACTATCATGGTTTACGAGCGCTTCCTCGGCGCGGCGTATAAACGAAGCCTGCTCCCGGTAGAACAGAGGCCGGCCGAGTGAACGCGCGAGCCGGAGCGCCGTATCCTGCAATTTCTCATATGCCGCATGGGCCATTGCTCATAATAAACGGTGATGGAGCGGATTGTCAAGCCCCCAAAAAATGAAGAAAGGCGATCGGCTACCCTTGAAATACCCGGCTTGGGCTGTTGTCTTCAGGCCGATATCCTGATACGGTATACTCTTACGAAATACGGGAACCTTCGTTACCTCCCTCACCCCCCCCTCGCGGCATGCCGCCGAGGGGGATTCTTTTCTCCTCTCTCAAGCCCATGCCCGATGAGAACGGCGACGCTGTTGGCCCAGATATCCTCGGACAACCAGGCAAGGAAAATGTCCTTGACAGGGCACGATTCTTATCTTATCATAATTCCAAAGTGCACGCCGTGACGATGAAAACTCCTAAAAAAGCTCCCAAACGAAGGCTCGGCGCAGGGCTCAAGCGCACTCCCCAGCGTCTGGCGATCCTGGATTACCTCGAGGGAAACACGTCCCATCCCTCGGCCGAGGACATCTTCAAGGCCGTTTCTAAAAAATACCAATCCATGTCGTTCGCGACCGTCTATAACACGCTCAATACCCTGTCCCAAACGGGGGGGGTCCGCGAACTGACCATCGATCCCGAGCGCAGACGCTACGATCCCAACACCAGCCTGCACCACCATCTGATCTGCATCTCCTGCAGGAAGATCGTGGACGTTCCGGAGGAGATCGGTGTCGACCTTCCCGGAGAGACGGCCCGAGACTTTACGATCCTCGGAAGCCACGTCGAGTTCTACGGTCAGTGCGCAGACTGCAGAAAAAAAAGCAGACTGTCCTGACCCTTCCACGGAAACCACATACTTTCATCATGAACAGGATTGAGACCTACAGGAGGAGTGAATGCGAGCAGTAGAGATCAAGCCGGGCGTTTACTGGGTAGGCGCCATCGACTGGGCTGTCCGCGATTTTCACGGCTACGTCACACCGAACGGGACGTCCTACAACAACTATCTGATCCTCGACAGGCAGGTGACGCTCGTCGATACGGTCAAGCACGACTTCAGCGAATACACGCTTGACAGCATCCGGAGCCTGGTTAATCCATCAACGATCGAGAACGTCATCGTCAACCACATCGAGAACGACCACATGTCGAGCATCGACCGCATCATGGAGCTGGCGCCCCGCGCAACGATCTACATCACTGCACGGGGAAAAAAGGGGCTCGACCGGTTCTTCGATACGTCGCGGTGGAACTTCAAGATCGTGAAAACCGGCGACACCCTGAATACGGGCACCAAGACGATCACGTTCCTGGAGACGCCGATGCTCCACTGGCCGGACTCGATGATGAGCTA
Proteins encoded in this region:
- a CDS encoding transcriptional repressor, encoding MKTPKKAPKRRLGAGLKRTPQRLAILDYLEGNTSHPSAEDIFKAVSKKYQSMSFATVYNTLNTLSQTGGVRELTIDPERRRYDPNTSLHHHLICISCRKIVDVPEEIGVDLPGETARDFTILGSHVEFYGQCADCRKKSRLS